Proteins encoded within one genomic window of Akkermansiaceae bacterium:
- a CDS encoding autotransporter-associated beta strand repeat-containing protein translates to MKPKFPSPAGTCLAFLMFTVAPLAAQSTLYWTAGTSDSWGAAGNWSTSADGSTAGSIPVAADHVVFNATSLISGQTILMNAGRTVNSFRFTSPGPVSIQGGGSSRTMTFGPGGILIDAGAGAVTFGSSTTGFGVSMRFSVDQTWINNSSNPFTVTNSIQSTATSGVQILEVGGSGDTTLIASIGQAVGGQVAFTKTGEGTLKVNSGNTYTGVTTISGGIFEVSNVADGGSNSSIGAAGVESGNLIINGGTFKWTGAANDATNRGFTIGAAGATIDNANTGALLRFGGVVTGSGSLAKSGAGTLALSGASDYTGKTFINGGVISARTAQALGSSTDATDGTEVAGGAALHLDPGSSAGGSLADTTWTETLAMDGGTLRNVSRNNRWEGTVALTGTNTLAAAANTTLTVTGVVSGNGGFTKTEAGTVYLTATNTYQGVTTLEAGVLRVATLSNGGANGGLGAAGSDAGNIVFNGGTLWTSSTGDNGVDRGFTLGANGGTIRKDGGILRTGGVVTGSGELRKIGSGTLALSNAGNNYTGRTVVTAGILEARRAEALGAYGSADNGTLVQSGGTLRLDPGGSSGSLADTTWYETAVLNGGRLDNNRRDNTWAGGVILQADSVISAETAGSLTISGAISEEGGSFGFSKESAGTVVSTGTNTFTGVTSVTAGVLEARTTGGFDASSGLSVSTGTFRLGANQVFNDAATVTFGAGGILQTNGFSEILGVVAVNGAGTLDLSGSGGVIRFGESSGEAWSDLLTISGWDGFVIGGGAEQVIFGSDENGLTSGQLAAIRFADPLGLAPGLYDAAILSNGEIVPGSLIPEPSAMLLLAAAPVVAAFRRRRI, encoded by the coding sequence ATGAAACCAAAATTTCCCTCCCCAGCCGGCACTTGTCTCGCGTTCCTGATGTTCACCGTGGCTCCTCTGGCGGCCCAGAGCACCCTCTACTGGACGGCCGGGACCAGCGATAGCTGGGGAGCCGCGGGGAATTGGTCAACGAGCGCCGATGGCAGCACGGCGGGCTCCATACCGGTGGCGGCGGATCATGTGGTTTTCAACGCGACGTCGCTCATCAGTGGACAGACCATCCTCATGAACGCCGGCCGGACGGTGAACTCGTTCCGTTTCACGTCCCCGGGTCCGGTGTCGATCCAGGGAGGTGGATCATCCAGGACCATGACATTCGGTCCCGGAGGTATTCTCATCGATGCCGGAGCAGGGGCGGTGACGTTCGGTTCATCGACCACGGGGTTCGGGGTTTCCATGCGGTTCTCGGTGGACCAAACGTGGATCAACAACTCGTCGAATCCGTTCACGGTGACGAACAGCATCCAGAGCACCGCGACATCGGGCGTTCAGATCCTGGAGGTTGGAGGCTCCGGAGACACCACTTTGATTGCCTCCATAGGGCAGGCCGTCGGTGGCCAGGTGGCATTCACCAAAACAGGAGAGGGAACGCTCAAGGTGAACAGCGGCAACACCTATACTGGGGTGACAACCATTTCAGGCGGGATTTTCGAGGTGTCGAACGTTGCGGATGGTGGTTCGAACAGCAGCATCGGTGCGGCGGGGGTGGAATCCGGGAACCTCATCATCAACGGTGGGACGTTCAAATGGACCGGTGCGGCGAATGATGCCACCAACCGGGGATTTACGATCGGTGCGGCGGGTGCGACGATCGATAATGCGAACACGGGAGCATTGCTGAGATTCGGCGGCGTGGTGACAGGTTCCGGAAGTCTGGCCAAATCCGGAGCGGGGACCCTGGCGCTGTCCGGTGCCAGCGACTATACCGGGAAGACCTTCATCAACGGTGGGGTCATCAGCGCACGGACGGCGCAGGCGCTGGGATCCTCCACAGATGCGACGGATGGCACCGAAGTGGCGGGCGGCGCCGCGCTGCATCTCGATCCCGGATCGTCAGCCGGAGGCTCATTGGCGGACACCACTTGGACCGAGACGCTCGCCATGGACGGCGGTACTCTTAGGAACGTGAGCCGGAACAACCGCTGGGAGGGGACGGTGGCGCTCACCGGAACCAACACGCTTGCCGCCGCAGCCAACACCACGCTCACCGTAACGGGGGTGGTCAGCGGGAATGGCGGCTTCACCAAGACCGAAGCTGGAACCGTTTATCTCACGGCCACGAACACTTACCAAGGGGTGACCACCCTGGAGGCGGGCGTCCTGCGGGTCGCCACGCTGAGCAACGGCGGAGCGAATGGAGGATTGGGAGCGGCCGGCAGTGATGCCGGGAACATCGTTTTCAACGGCGGCACGCTGTGGACCTCCAGCACCGGTGACAACGGAGTGGACCGGGGCTTCACCCTCGGTGCCAATGGAGGGACGATCCGCAAGGACGGAGGCATCCTCCGCACGGGCGGGGTGGTGACCGGCTCGGGCGAACTAAGAAAAATCGGCAGCGGCACGCTCGCCCTCTCGAATGCCGGGAACAACTACACGGGCCGGACCGTGGTGACCGCAGGCATCCTGGAAGCCCGCCGGGCGGAGGCACTGGGGGCGTATGGCTCCGCGGACAACGGCACCCTCGTCCAGTCCGGTGGCACCCTGAGGCTCGATCCCGGCGGGAGCAGTGGGTCCCTTGCGGACACCACCTGGTATGAAACCGCCGTCCTCAATGGGGGGCGGCTGGACAACAACCGGCGCGACAACACCTGGGCCGGTGGGGTGATCCTCCAGGCGGACTCCGTCATTTCCGCGGAAACCGCCGGAAGCCTGACCATCTCCGGCGCGATCAGCGAGGAAGGCGGTAGCTTCGGTTTTTCAAAGGAAAGTGCGGGAACCGTCGTTTCCACCGGCACCAACACCTTCACGGGCGTGACCTCCGTCACCGCGGGAGTGCTCGAAGCCCGGACAACGGGCGGCTTTGATGCCTCCAGCGGGCTGTCGGTTTCCACGGGGACCTTCCGTCTGGGGGCGAACCAGGTGTTCAATGACGCGGCCACCGTCACGTTCGGGGCTGGAGGCATCCTCCAGACCAACGGCTTCAGTGAAATCCTCGGTGTGGTGGCGGTGAACGGAGCGGGAACGCTGGATCTCTCCGGAAGCGGCGGCGTCATCCGTTTCGGGGAGTCTTCCGGCGAAGCCTGGTCCGACCTTCTGACCATCTCCGGTTGGGACGGCTTCGTCATCGGCGGCGGAGCGGAGCAGGTGATCTTCGGTTCAGATGAAAACGGCCTCACTTCCGGGCAGCTCGCGGCCATCCGTTTCGCGGATCCCCTCGGTCTGGCACCCGGCCTCTATGACGCGGCCATCCTTTCCAACGGTGAGATCGTCCCCGGCTCCCTGATTCCGGAGCCTTCGGCCATGTTGCTGTTGGCGGCGGCTCCGGTGGTGGCGGCCTTCCGCAGACGGAGGATCTGA
- the radC gene encoding DNA repair protein RadC, with amino-acid sequence MTDRIQDLPTGERPREKLSRLGPSALDNAELMALFISTGTKGRSAITIGRDLLRKYGSMGALGALPVTELAKEKGLGIAKASKLAAAFELGARVAREQIDHETLDDPATIHRFFAPQLAHLAHEQVVVAVLDTRNRHISTTVISMGGVNESSAHPREILRPVITRAGYGFILIHNHPSGDPSPSRADEVITRRVAEAADLMQIAFLDHVIIGKPSPGRRPYFSFRECGIIR; translated from the coding sequence ATGACCGACCGCATCCAGGATCTGCCCACCGGAGAACGCCCGCGCGAAAAGCTTTCCCGGCTGGGTCCCTCCGCCCTGGACAATGCGGAGCTGATGGCCCTTTTCATCTCCACCGGCACAAAGGGGCGCAGCGCCATCACCATCGGCAGGGACCTGCTGCGGAAATACGGCTCGATGGGTGCTCTGGGCGCCCTGCCGGTCACGGAACTGGCAAAGGAAAAGGGGCTGGGTATCGCCAAGGCATCGAAACTGGCGGCGGCGTTCGAGCTGGGTGCCCGCGTCGCCCGGGAGCAGATCGACCATGAAACACTGGACGACCCGGCGACCATCCACCGTTTCTTCGCGCCCCAGCTCGCCCACCTGGCGCATGAGCAGGTGGTGGTGGCGGTGCTGGACACGCGGAACCGCCACATCAGTACCACGGTCATCTCCATGGGCGGGGTGAACGAGTCCAGCGCCCATCCGCGGGAGATCCTCCGCCCGGTCATCACCCGAGCGGGATACGGCTTCATCCTCATCCACAACCATCCCTCCGGAGATCCTTCCCCCAGCCGCGCGGATGAGGTCATCACCCGGCGGGTCGCGGAGGCCGCGGACCTGATGCAGATCGCCTTCCTCGACCACGTCATCATCGGCAAGCCCTCCCCCGGCAGACGGCCTTACTTTTCTTTTCGCGAATGCGGCATCATCCGCTAG
- a CDS encoding AbfB domain-containing protein: MRLDPTRYLIIGWSFICWLAADVRAAEHPAVGALRQTAEKTMAELETGEIFKEAELAKKYLAALDGLEKKLAAEGDLEAIVGLREEKKAVAENGTTSGHSGAALVGMRGKYLQLREDLRRETDGERAKLVAGVKQSVTAKQSELVKAGDVEAALEVRRDGERLLGELSKGMAGSGSPGPVNQPEIRTAEDLKSFLAGSVWKVTGGSGSIRSRIEFGTDGNATADDGRKLGGWSCDDARTFRISAAGNTGVFGPGWDSFELSFADGGKASATRVANPHHGRTVRLRLADDVKTGLSFSKGRPARTSPDADTVRMVCGLSDPDHVSFEYPPGKGSYLRHIKYVLNCHERPDQMTPLFRQDATFKVIPLDDGAVRLEAVNFPGFFLAVDAGGGQVVLKKAPDLPASRFRLEPGG; encoded by the coding sequence ATGCGACTGGATCCCACTCGGTATCTGATCATCGGATGGTCATTCATCTGCTGGCTGGCGGCGGATGTCAGGGCTGCGGAACATCCGGCGGTCGGGGCTCTCCGTCAGACGGCGGAGAAAACCATGGCTGAGCTGGAGACGGGCGAGATTTTCAAAGAGGCGGAGCTTGCGAAGAAATACCTGGCCGCGCTGGACGGGCTTGAGAAGAAGCTGGCGGCGGAGGGGGATCTGGAAGCGATCGTCGGTCTGCGGGAGGAGAAGAAGGCGGTTGCGGAGAACGGCACGACGTCGGGACATTCCGGTGCCGCTCTGGTCGGGATGCGTGGGAAATACCTCCAGTTGCGGGAGGATCTCCGGAGGGAGACCGACGGGGAGCGGGCGAAGCTGGTGGCAGGCGTGAAACAGTCGGTCACGGCGAAGCAGAGCGAGCTGGTGAAAGCCGGTGATGTGGAGGCGGCCCTGGAAGTCCGCCGTGACGGGGAACGTCTGCTGGGGGAGCTTTCCAAGGGCATGGCCGGATCCGGGTCCCCTGGTCCTGTCAACCAGCCGGAGATCCGGACGGCGGAGGATCTCAAATCGTTCCTTGCCGGATCGGTTTGGAAAGTGACCGGTGGCAGCGGTTCCATCCGCAGCAGGATCGAGTTCGGCACGGATGGAAATGCAACCGCCGATGACGGGCGGAAACTGGGCGGATGGTCGTGCGATGACGCGCGGACTTTCCGCATATCCGCCGCCGGCAATACCGGGGTCTTCGGTCCGGGTTGGGATTCATTCGAACTTTCATTCGCGGACGGTGGCAAGGCATCGGCAACCAGGGTGGCGAACCCCCATCATGGCAGGACCGTCCGGTTGAGGTTGGCGGATGACGTGAAGACGGGCCTTTCCTTCAGCAAGGGCAGGCCCGCCCGGACCAGTCCGGATGCGGACACGGTCCGCATGGTCTGCGGGCTGTCGGATCCGGATCACGTTTCCTTCGAGTATCCGCCGGGCAAAGGTTCCTATCTCCGGCACATCAAGTATGTGCTGAACTGCCATGAGCGGCCGGACCAGATGACGCCGCTGTTCCGCCAGGACGCCACTTTCAAAGTGATCCCCCTCGACGACGGAGCCGTGAGGCTGGAAGCGGTCAATTTCCCGGGATTCTTCCTGGCCGTGGATGCGGGCGGGGGGCAGGTGGTTCTCAAAAAGGCCCCTGATCTTCCGGCTTCCCGTTTCCGGTTGGAACCGGGCGGTTGA
- a CDS encoding DUF883 family protein yields the protein MSDSFATTNNLDPEAGFTQGSPSVAQAANDLRAAAGEKVRELASTASAQASALKEKAVESAHQFREVAGEKASQFKATAAEKAEALKHAASERAHQFRETATEQWEDTRVKAKELHVTAEDYIRQNPTKSVLGALGVGFLIGLILRR from the coding sequence ATGTCCGACTCATTCGCCACCACCAACAACCTGGATCCGGAAGCAGGCTTCACCCAAGGTTCCCCATCGGTCGCGCAGGCCGCCAACGATCTCCGTGCCGCCGCCGGTGAAAAGGTCCGTGAGCTGGCCAGCACCGCCTCCGCACAGGCGAGCGCCCTCAAGGAAAAGGCGGTTGAATCCGCCCACCAGTTCCGGGAAGTCGCGGGAGAAAAGGCATCCCAGTTCAAGGCAACCGCGGCTGAAAAAGCGGAAGCCCTCAAACACGCGGCCTCCGAGCGCGCCCACCAGTTCCGCGAAACCGCCACCGAGCAATGGGAAGACACCCGCGTGAAGGCGAAGGAACTCCACGTCACCGCCGAGGACTACATCCGCCAGAACCCCACCAAATCGGTGCTGGGTGCCCTTGGTGTCGGTTTCCTCATCGGCCTCATCCTCCGCCGCTGA
- a CDS encoding phage holin family protein: MNHPSGTNPPSPAVPSGGPSVPPNWRTALMDLVGSRIALIQLEFQQAAGSGVKRGILFATAAILVLLAWIILVAGGIGAISASAGWPWYWVTLSTGGIHLLIALILILIAKKPGPATFEVTRAEFKKDREWLANFQSPNKSND, translated from the coding sequence ATGAATCATCCTTCTGGCACGAATCCACCTTCCCCGGCGGTCCCGTCCGGCGGCCCATCCGTGCCGCCCAACTGGCGCACGGCCCTGATGGATCTGGTCGGCTCCCGCATCGCCCTCATCCAGCTTGAATTCCAGCAAGCCGCCGGATCCGGGGTGAAACGCGGCATCCTGTTCGCCACGGCGGCCATCCTTGTCCTCCTCGCCTGGATCATCCTCGTGGCCGGGGGGATCGGCGCCATTTCCGCCTCCGCGGGCTGGCCTTGGTATTGGGTGACCCTTTCCACAGGTGGCATCCATCTGCTCATCGCCCTGATCCTGATCCTCATCGCCAAAAAGCCGGGACCCGCCACGTTCGAGGTCACCCGTGCCGAATTCAAGAAAGACCGCGAATGGCTAGCGAACTTCCAATCCCCGAACAAATCCAACGATTGA
- a CDS encoding type IV pilus twitching motility protein PilT, with product MSDHQVLDHVDQYLQLGREYQCSDLHLPTAYPPAWRRFGHLSPIWSDHPPLTATDTERLARSFLTDEKWDRLQSHGDIDFAYANAQGRFRASVVKQRLGYDMTFRIIDTSIRSIEEIGLPLESVVPLTRYQNGIVLVTGAVGSGKSTTLAALVDFINRDREDHILTLEDPIEYVFESKGCQVNQREVHTHTDSFAKALRGALREDPDVIMVGEMRDLETIQLALTAAETGHLVLGTLHTGNAPRTLDRVLDVFPTDQRDQIRIMVSESLRGILSQQLVPRVDGNGRTLAVELLVNTPAVANCIREGKTFMLPGIMQTGKHVGMVTMDESLRRLVTAGVISREEALFRSEDKAQMHSFFKS from the coding sequence ATGTCCGACCATCAGGTTCTCGACCACGTTGACCAATACCTCCAGTTAGGGCGCGAATACCAGTGCTCCGATCTCCATCTGCCGACCGCCTACCCGCCCGCATGGCGGCGTTTCGGGCACCTGTCGCCGATCTGGTCGGACCACCCGCCGCTGACCGCAACCGATACCGAGCGCCTCGCCCGCTCCTTCCTCACGGATGAGAAATGGGACCGACTGCAGAGCCATGGGGACATCGACTTCGCCTATGCGAATGCCCAGGGCCGCTTCCGCGCCTCCGTGGTCAAGCAGCGCCTGGGCTACGACATGACCTTCCGGATCATCGACACCAGCATCCGCTCGATCGAGGAGATCGGCCTGCCGCTGGAGAGCGTGGTCCCCCTCACCCGCTACCAGAACGGCATCGTCCTGGTGACCGGAGCCGTGGGTTCCGGAAAGTCCACCACCCTCGCCGCGCTGGTCGATTTCATCAACCGCGACCGCGAGGACCACATCCTCACCCTGGAAGACCCCATCGAGTACGTCTTCGAGTCGAAAGGCTGCCAGGTGAACCAGCGGGAGGTCCACACCCATACGGACTCCTTCGCCAAAGCTCTCCGTGGCGCGCTCCGGGAAGATCCGGACGTCATCATGGTCGGTGAAATGCGCGACCTGGAGACCATCCAGCTCGCCCTCACCGCCGCGGAAACCGGTCACCTTGTGCTCGGAACGCTCCACACCGGCAACGCGCCGCGGACCCTGGACCGGGTGCTGGACGTGTTCCCCACGGACCAACGGGACCAGATCCGCATCATGGTGTCGGAATCCCTCCGCGGCATCCTTTCCCAGCAGCTCGTCCCGCGTGTGGACGGAAACGGCCGGACCCTGGCCGTGGAGCTTCTGGTGAACACCCCCGCGGTCGCGAACTGCATCCGCGAGGGCAAGACCTTCATGCTTCCCGGCATCATGCAGACCGGCAAGCACGTCGGCATGGTCACCATGGACGAGTCCCTCCGCCGGCTGGTCACCGCAGGCGTCATCTCCCGTGAGGAGGCGCTCTTCCGCTCCGAGGACAAGGCCCAGATGCATTCCTTCTTCAAATCCTGA
- a CDS encoding type IV pilus twitching motility protein PilT, whose amino-acid sequence MAQIDAYFQYLIESKGSDLHLSEGQPPKIRVHGAVTAIPDQPPLEGDSFRDLLAEICDPKAFERYLATGDLDFAYEMDEDSRFRCNYLKQQNGLGAVFRLIPTEIAALESLGVPEVVKEFGHMRSGLVLVTGPTGSGKSTTLAALLDYINSNFNRHIITIEEPIEFVHSNKKSIITQREVPIQTPSFSDGLRAALREDADIVLVGEMRDLETISLALTAAETGLLVFGTLHTNNARKTVDRIIDVFPADQQSQVRTMLASSLRGVVAQLLCKRVDKPGRTAVHEIMFATPAVSAIIREGATQKLYDVITGGKADGMQFMDESIWTKLREGMISPEEAYMKAIDKTRFKKFLPEDKQHLGDASGGDPKAH is encoded by the coding sequence ATGGCTCAGATCGACGCCTATTTCCAATACCTCATCGAATCCAAAGGTTCGGACCTCCACCTTTCCGAAGGACAGCCGCCGAAGATCCGCGTGCACGGCGCGGTGACCGCGATCCCGGACCAGCCCCCGCTGGAAGGTGACTCCTTCCGCGACCTGCTGGCGGAGATCTGTGATCCGAAGGCCTTCGAACGTTACCTCGCCACGGGCGACCTCGACTTCGCGTACGAGATGGATGAGGACTCCCGCTTCCGCTGCAACTACCTGAAGCAGCAGAACGGCCTCGGCGCGGTGTTCCGCCTCATCCCGACGGAAATCGCCGCACTGGAATCCCTCGGTGTGCCGGAAGTGGTGAAGGAATTCGGCCACATGCGCTCCGGCCTGGTGCTGGTCACCGGACCGACCGGCTCCGGAAAGTCCACCACGCTCGCCGCGCTGCTCGACTACATCAACTCGAACTTCAACCGGCACATCATCACCATCGAGGAGCCGATCGAGTTCGTGCACTCGAACAAGAAGTCCATCATCACCCAGCGTGAGGTTCCCATCCAGACACCCTCATTCTCGGACGGCCTGCGCGCCGCCCTGCGGGAGGATGCGGACATCGTTCTGGTCGGTGAGATGCGGGACCTTGAAACCATCTCGCTGGCGCTCACCGCCGCGGAAACCGGCCTGCTGGTGTTCGGAACCCTCCACACCAACAACGCCCGCAAGACGGTTGACCGGATCATCGACGTGTTCCCCGCCGACCAGCAGTCACAGGTGAGGACCATGCTCGCGTCGTCCCTCCGCGGCGTCGTCGCCCAGCTTCTCTGCAAGCGGGTGGACAAGCCGGGCCGGACCGCCGTGCACGAGATCATGTTCGCCACACCCGCCGTCAGCGCGATCATCCGTGAAGGCGCCACCCAGAAGCTCTATGACGTCATCACCGGCGGCAAGGCGGACGGCATGCAGTTCATGGACGAATCCATCTGGACGAAACTCCGCGAAGGCATGATCTCACCGGAAGAAGCCTACATGAAGGCGATCGACAAGACCCGCTTCAAGAAGTTCCTGCCGGAAGACAAGCAGCACCTCGGTGACGCCTCCGGCGGAGACCCGAAGGCGCATTGA
- a CDS encoding ThuA domain-containing protein, producing MMKKLLLLLWALPLMVFAQTKVCLVSASAEYASHDSLAKLQEDLEKSGMICFRAFGEDKGNGVPGLEKLAESDVLVLFTRRIVLPADQMELVRKHVDAGKPVVGIRTASHGIQNWVPDVKAFDKEVLGGSYDGHYKENEAAELSRNAGQEGHPVFKGVQPFGTDGKLYKNEKLADDVTVLLTAKNASGQSQPVAWTRKHAGGKVFYTSLGVQSDFTKPEFRQFLANAVAWAAEK from the coding sequence ATGATGAAAAAACTCCTGCTTCTGTTATGGGCCCTGCCGCTGATGGTTTTCGCACAGACGAAGGTCTGTCTGGTTTCCGCGTCCGCGGAGTATGCCTCGCATGATTCGCTGGCAAAGCTGCAGGAGGATCTGGAGAAGAGCGGGATGATCTGCTTCCGCGCCTTCGGCGAGGACAAGGGGAATGGTGTTCCGGGGCTGGAGAAACTGGCGGAGTCCGACGTGCTGGTGCTTTTCACCCGCCGCATCGTTCTTCCCGCCGACCAGATGGAACTGGTGCGCAAGCATGTGGATGCGGGCAAGCCGGTCGTCGGCATCCGCACGGCCAGCCATGGCATCCAGAACTGGGTGCCGGATGTGAAGGCCTTTGACAAAGAGGTGCTGGGCGGCAGCTATGACGGCCACTACAAGGAGAACGAGGCTGCGGAACTTTCCAGGAACGCCGGGCAGGAAGGCCATCCCGTTTTCAAGGGCGTGCAGCCGTTCGGAACGGATGGAAAACTCTACAAGAACGAGAAGCTCGCGGACGATGTGACGGTGCTGCTGACGGCGAAGAACGCATCCGGTCAGAGCCAGCCGGTGGCGTGGACGCGCAAGCATGCGGGCGGGAAGGTGTTTTACACCTCCCTGGGCGTGCAGTCGGATTTCACGAAGCCGGAGTTCCGGCAATTCCTCGCCAATGCGGTGGCGTGGGCAGCGGAGAAGTGA